One genomic region from Mytilus trossulus isolate FHL-02 chromosome 9, PNRI_Mtr1.1.1.hap1, whole genome shotgun sequence encodes:
- the LOC134684370 gene encoding uncharacterized protein LOC134684370, giving the protein MVHCATNHITPSDNIIWCTTLCNQSHRSQRQHFMVHYTVQPITSLPATTFHGALHCATNHIAPSDNIPWCTTLCNQSHRSQRQHFMVHYTVQPITSLPATTFHGALHCATNHIAPSDNIIWCTTLCNQSHRSQRQHFMVHDTVQPITSLPATTFHGALHCATNHIAPSDNIPWCTTLCNQSHRSQLCLNGNCSRIHFNGNGNKVEELDLPSFMKTEGGVLCALILFVFVWRLIGICDTKRTQRIKRVDLEGRKKCGGNLFFIWFCLSFANFVTCSIGASKVIPFYKYEVSKNYTYVYNCDSKFYSFYHNTKIGQLVVVVPYAAYILITIFVVIPKGKVWFLRHKWRQWASLLDADQDGIISTRDMEKINARLEELRQAIGDRTTPLDAEKQNKWWNDHIFKREVDKDISIDGYINYLEGIYNPADTEKKMRPVITGFFNFFSTPEFRKQNQPIIEEDFIKFWTILKNIDKLHCRRSFIRHFLNPLTMASFLEDFVAFLSYNDFFDENTTRVHNLLKPPGK; this is encoded by the exons ATGGTGCATTGTGCAACCAATCACATCACTCCCAGCGACAACATTATATGGTGCACTACACTGTGCAACCAATCACATCGCTCCCAGCGACAACATTTCATGGTGCACTACACTGTGCAACCAATCACATCGCTCCCAGCGACAACATTCCATGGTGCACTACACTGTGCAACCAATCACATCGCTCCCAGCGACAACATTCCATGGTGCACTACACTGTGCAACCAATCACATCGCTCCCAGCGACAACATTTCATGGTGCACTACACTGTGCAACCAATCACATCGCTCCCAGCGACAACATTCCATGGTGCACTACACTGTGCAACCAATCACATCGCTCCCAGCGACAACATTATATGGTGCACTACACTGTGCAACCAATCACATCGCTCCCAGCGACAACATTTCATGGTGCACGACACTGTGCAACCAATCACATCGCTCCCAGCGACAACATTCCATGGTGCACTACACTGTGCAACCAATCACATCGCTCCCAGCGACAACATTCCATGGTGCACTACACTGTGCAACCAATCACATCGCTCCCAgctat gtTTGAATGGTAATTGTTCCAGAATACACTTCAATGGAAATGGAAATAAGGTTGAAGAATTAGACCTTCCTTCATTCATGAAAACAGAGGGTGGAGTATTGTGTGCATTAATTCTCTTTGTCTTTGTGTGGAGATTAATTGGCATTTGTGATACAAAGCGGACACAACGAATCAAAAGGGTAGATTTAGAGGGGAGAAAGAAATGTGGGGGCAACCTCTTTTTCATTTGGTTTTGTCTCTCTTTCGCAAATTTTGTAACATGCAGTATAG GAGCATCAAAAGTAATcccattttataaatatgaagtCTCTAAGAACTATACATACGTGTACAACTGTGATTCCAAATTCTATAGCTTTTACCACAATACCAAGATTGGACAATTGGTCGTAGTCGTGCCATATGCTGCTTACATTCTTATCACCATCTTTGTAGTCATTCCAAAGGGAA AAGTTTGGTTTTTGCGACATAAATGGCGTCAGTGGGCCAGTCTTCTTGATGCCGACCAAGATGGCATCATCAGCACACGTGACATGGAGAAGATCAACGCCAGACTAGAAGAGCTCCGACAAGCAATTGGGGATAGAACGACACCTCTAGATGCAGAAAAACAGAACAAATGGTGGAACGATCATATATTCAAAAGAGAAGTCGACAAAGATATTTCTATTGACGGCTATATTAATTATCTTGAAGGAATTTATAATCCTGCGGATACGGAGAAAAAAATGCGCCCTGTTATCACtggcttttttaattttttctcaaCTCCTGAATTCCGAAAGCAGAATCAACCAATTATTGAAGAAGATTTTATCAAGTTTTGGacgatattaaaaaatattgataaactCCACTGCAGGAGATCATTTATCAGACATTTCCTGAATCCATTGACAATGGCTAGTTTTCTTGAGGATTTCGTTGCCTTTTTATCTTATAATGATTTCTTCGATGAAAACACAACCAGAGttcataatttattaaaacCTCCCGGAAAGTGA